From Brassica oleracea var. oleracea cultivar TO1000 chromosome C3, BOL, whole genome shotgun sequence, a single genomic window includes:
- the LOC106332220 gene encoding phosphatidate cytidylyltransferase, mitochondrial produces the protein METSQRDELASFLTVLPPVDFCCVYGSTLHPNNHDKSKMVDYILGVSDPLQWHSQNLKMNSDHYASWMVHLGGARLITKVADKVGVGVHFNPFVSWNDRKLKYGVVRMNDLVQDILDWNRFYLSGRLQKPVHLLVDNLDIEDVNSVNKRAALSAALLLLPSKFTEEDLYAKICSLSYMGDLRMLFAEDTNKVKKIVRGQFDLFQTMYKPFLEECESKNLLRFSSAETNLVQDSSLTSSRSLVSSLPASVRSQMGKLLGEKKIISETGRVSGEVCIGSREAAAKCMEKVMKRRVMVSSARQAVSGFLAAGAINATVYLSQKMRKAWNSRS, from the exons ATGGAAACTAGCCAAAGAGATGAGCTTGCTAGCTTCTTAACTGTTCTTCCCCCTGTGGATTTCTGCTGTGTTTATGGTTCAACGCTGCACCCAAATAACCATGATAAG TCTAAAATGGTGGACTACATCCTTGGAGTCTCTGATCCCTTGCAATGGCACTCTCAG AATCTGAAAATGAATTCGGATCACTATGCTTCATGGATGGTTCACCTTGGTGGAGCCAGGCTG ATTACGAAAGTTGCTGATAAAGTAGGTGTTGGAGTTCACTTCAACCCATTTGTCAGTTGGAACGACAGG AAGCTAAAGTATGGAGTTGTCCGGATGAATGACCTAGTACAGGACATACTGGACTGGAACAGATTCTACTTGAGTGGCCGTTTACAAAAACCG GTTCATTTGCTTGTTGATAATCTGGACATAGAAGACGTGAACTCTGTTAACAAGAGAGCCGCACTATCTGCAGCCCTTCTTCTCTTGCCTTCAAAATTCACCGAG GAAGATCTATACGCCAAAATATGCAGCCTTTCTTACATGGGAGACTTGCGAATGCTTTTTGCAGAGGACACTAATAAA GTGAAGAAGATCGTAAGGGGGCAGTTTGATCTTTTCCAGACAATGTATAAGCCTTTTCTTGAAGAATGCGAGAGCAAAAACTTACTGAGATTCTCATCTGCTGAAACTAATTTAGTTCAG GACTCTAGCCTTACATCATCACGCTCACTGGTCTCTTCTCTTCCTGCATCAGTAAGAAGCCAGATGGGGAAGTTACTTGGGGAAAAGAAAATCATTAGTGAGACCG GTAGAGTTTCAGGGGAAGTTTGTATAGGTTCAAGAGAAGCAGCAGCGAAATGTATGGAAAAGGTAATGAAGCGAAGGGTAATGGTTTCAAGTGCAAGACAGGCTGTGTCTGGTTTCTTGGCTGCTGGTGCTATTAATGCAACAGTGTATCTTTCACAGAAAATGCGCAAAGCTTGGAATTCTCGGTCATGA